A region from the Triticum urartu cultivar G1812 chromosome 1, Tu2.1, whole genome shotgun sequence genome encodes:
- the LOC125551415 gene encoding protein EARLY RESPONSIVE TO DEHYDRATION 15-like, which produces MSAMVASSLNPEAPLFIPAAFQQVEDFSPQWWDLVKSTAWFGDHWYHQHQQLDDMADSLMALEAEDAIAVEASQPQPPAALKIDGVLKALSLASPSPKGGFSEKPRYTEKPTKYAGSPRSGGAPRFIHQPR; this is translated from the exons ATGAGCGCCATGGTCGCGTCGTCGCTTAACCCGGAGGCCCCGCTCTTCATCCCGGCAGCGTTCCAGCAGGTGGAGGACTTCTCACCGCAGTGGTGGGACCTCGTCAAGTCCACCGCCTGGTTTGGCGACCACTGGTACCACCAGCACCAGCAGCTCGACGATATGGCCGACTCCCTCATGGCCTTGGAGGCCGAGGACGCCATCGCCGTCGAGGCTTCGCAGCCGCAGCCGCCAGCGGCACTCAAGATTG ACGGGGTGCTCAAGGCGCTGAGCCTGGCGTCCCCAAGCCCAAAGGGTGGCTTCTCGGAGAAGCCTAGGTACACCGAGAAGCCCACCAAGTATGCCGGCAGCCCGAGGAGCGGTGGCGCACCGCGCTTCATCCACCAGCCTCGCTAG